GCTTCAGGATTGGGTTGGGCGCAGTTTACCCGTCCAATCGCATTGGCAATTCGACCAATTGAGTTGAGCCTAACCGCCAGTGCCATTTGCTTAAGGTCGCTTTGAGCATAAGCTTCTTTCTTCTTCTTAATTACGGGGTTGAAGTCCCGATTAATGTCGTTACCTTCACCGTCTAGATGAACTTGAGCTGTACGGGTTTCTTGGGCGATAGTAGGAAACAGGTCAACAGGGGAACATACAAGTTGATCGCCATCAAAATCGCACTGGTGATATTTCATGGCATCATCGGGATTGATAAAGATGCAGCCCTTACTGTTCATCAATTCGGGGGCTTGCTCGTTATCGACTAGATAACGACGGATATTGTCCTTGTTAATGATGGGATAACGGGTGACAATTACCTCAGTACCATTGATTAAATGGGAAGCCACCACTGTTCCTGGCTTGAGAGCGGCAGGTTGAGCCATAGCTGACTCTAGAGTATTTGCTCCTTTGGTAGCTAGTTCTGCCCATCTATTACGGAGCTGTTCTTGGCAAAATGCCACGATTTTAGGATGATTGGCTAATTCTCCCCTGGTGTCAGCCCGCAAAACTTCAATTAAACCAAATTCGTTTCGATCTTGGTTTTCGACTTCTTCTTCGTCTAAGTTTTTTAACTGCTGTTTTTGGTCATGATTGGCTACAAGATACTGAGCCAAAAGACGATAATCATTCTGCACCGACTTAAGGTACTCTGCTTCAGCTATAGTAGACGGGACAATATCCTGCTCGATCGCTTGAGGGGAATACCACTGCATTAACTGCCAAGAGTTTTTGTAGTCCTGTAGTTGAGCATTGGAGTTATTTCCCATAACTAATTCGGGCATTTGATAAACTCCACAGGCAAGGCGATCGCTTCCCCAGTCATAGACATTGGCTAAGGTATCCAAAGCTTGTTTGCTGGGATTATTAAGAATATAACTACCATGATTATCAGTTTGATAGTTAACACCTAGATTTTGCAGAATCTGCGGTAAATAGCTTAAGTCTCTGACCTGTTGCTGATTGAGGTTGGCTTTGGGAGTCAGTTTCCATTGATTATTGGTTTGACTGACCTTCATCGGGCCTGTGTTTTTTGCCCAGCCTTTAACCGAGCTACGGTCGAGAACCAAGTCGTATCCGCGATTGGAGGTACGTCTTTGGTCTACTGCTACCGTACCTTTAGCGATAAAGGCAGGCAAGGGACTATCGGGACTGGAGTTAGCTAGGCGAAATTGGAATGGGGTATCGGGTTTACCTCCTAACCGGTCGGCTAAACGAGGAGATATTTTGCCGTGGCAATCCCCCACTCCCAGGTCTTTTGCCACCTTACGCTCCATTTCATTTTCATGCTCAAAATCAACAATTTTGACGGTGATTGGTTGCTCTAAATTAGCTATCCCTTCTTTACAGCTAGATACCAGCAAAGATCCATATCGACAGCAGTGGTCGGGTTGGGAAGCAAAAAAGCGATCGCGGACTCGTGCTACTACTTCTGGTTCTGCCATGAACACTGTTCCCCCAGAAGCCAATAAGACTTCGGTGCAGTTTTCCAAATTAAGCTTGTTTAGTTGGTCAAAGTACCTTTGGAGGTTGTAGTCTCGATCTTTCGTGGCTCGCAGCAGCCCGTCATCGATCTTCACTGCGATCGCCTGTTCTGCTATGTCAGGAACTAATTGAGATAGGAGACAATTGCCTAAATCTTGATGTCCGTCAAAGTTGTTGTGAGCTAGGTTAAAAACCCTAACTTTGAAGTTAGAGTCTGTTTTGCTGCTCATAATTTCCGATATAATCCTATTGTTACAACTCAAATTTTAGATTTAGCTAATTGTTTCAACCCTCGTTTAGCTAATGAGCTGGGTCGTACTTTAGTCCTATACAGAATCTAGATTTATCGATCATGAGTGAAAACTTTGCCAACCACCAGGTCAAAGTGCCTAAAGGGTTTGATTTTGATGCGGTAAAACAAGCCTTAGAACAGGGCGAAGAGGTGCCTATAATTGAAGAAGCTTGTTATCGCGCACTACAGCTAACTATCCAAGACTATCGTGGTTATGTTCGAGATTTCCTAGAAGACGGATCTGAAACTGTAGAGGTTGAGTATCAAACTTTTCCGTTTTGGTACACCCTGCATCCCCCTACTCCCGTAAATTGGAGCAGCGATTCGGTAGAAGATATGATTCATAACGTCTCTTTTTGGGATGCGATGTAGTTCTCGTTAACAGTAGCGTTAAATTTTACAAGTATATTGTCCATTGATGACAAGTTAAGAAAATTTGTTTTTTGTCAAATCCTCATTTTTACTAGCTTTAATACCTTGTTTGATTGGGAGTGACTTAACCATAATCTTTCTTCATCTTTGTAGTTAAAGTGTATCAAAGTGCTTCCAAGGCTAAGAGCTAGCCCTGTTAAGGTGAGCATTTGTACTAATAAAAGTTTCTGATATTTAACGAAGTAATAAAGTTTTACAAACTTGTAATTTCCGACTTGACTTAAAAGCAAAAGCAATACTTCAAAAAGAAACTTGTGTTTTTTAGCGATCGCATTTGGTTTACTGGATGTTTTATCTGGACTAAATCCAAGCTTTCTGCAAGAGATTTACAAAAAAGATTTTTTTAGAGAGGATGGTTGTTTACCTAATTCAACTATGCAAAAAGTAATTGTGGTAGTTAAAAGAAAGTGTAATCATGAACTGCTAGAGCGTATGCGTAATGATAAGCGTTTTGATGAAAATACTTATCAAGATGTGAAGCAGATGATTAACAATGCGAACAATTGACAATTATCTGCTCCAGAGAAGCGGAATTACCCAAGTTCCGAAATTGCTACACTTAATCATCAAGTCTAGCTTTAGTAAATTCAAATGGAACTTCTAGTTTTTCTCCTAGTTCCATTACATTGTTAGTAAACTTATTAATATCTTCTGATATGCTTACTGCACCTCCAGCTAATGTAGCCACGGCAGTACCGACAGCAGCAAGTCTTTTTAATCTTCTTCCAAGCCTCTTTGGATCTTGCTTTTCTGGATTTATAATTTCTTCTTCTAAATCATTTAATTCCATTTCAGCATCTTCTTTTTGTTCATTTGGAAAATGTTGTATGGCTTCTCTTAAAGAAGAAATTATATGGTTTATATCATCGATATTTTGAGCGATAATGATTGAATAGTCATTTAGAGCACCACCAGATTGTACACTACCTTCTGCTGCAAAACCACCACCAAACTTAGAATTTTGTAAATTGTATTCGCTCATATTAATATTATTTCCAATAAATAAAATTTCCTGATTGTTAATGACTAAATCCGAGGTTTTTTGTTCAATTATATTGTTTACTACCTCTAAAGCTTTTCTGGCATCAGATTCGATTGCTAATAACTTTTTACTTATATTTTTGAGCTTTTCTTTTGATAAGTTGATTTCATCTTGAGATTTAAGCTGTTTGGTGGCGAGTGAAAAGCGATCGCTAATACAGTCAATAAATTCTATTGCTGCTTCGGAATTATTAGCTACTTCATAATACCGATGGCAACTCGAACGAAGTACTTGGGTAACAATTTGCTTCAAAGAACAGTAGATAATGGCAGCACGAGCAATATCTCGCGGCATTTCAGGCTCAAATAAACAACGTTCGAGTAAAATTTCATTAACTTTGTCTTCCATAGCCTTTATCTCTTGAGCTTGAGGGATGAAAATATTAAAATTACAAAGAAACTTAAGCAAAGCCAACTCTTCTATTTTCATCTCTTTTGGTAGCAGTTGGCTTTTTTGTGTCCAAATAACGTCAAGAGAACTAGCTGCTACATTTCCTAGGAAGTATACCCAATAGTCATTAACATCTAGTTTACTTTCACCTTTTTGCAAAATGCTTTTTAACCAATCTAAATTCTTATTACTAACTTCAGGACAGTTAATTGCTCCGAGAGATATTCCCAGTAACTCTACAGGACGATAGAAAAATGAAGTTCTATCGGGAGTAAATATATTTTTAGTTGCCAGTCTGGAAAACCCATTTTTCCATAGTGCCAATAAATCTCGATCTAGCTCTTCTATATTGGAAGCAATTTTATAACCTATTGCTGCAAGTATGGGTGCTTGATAAAACCTCTGTTGATTAAAAATATTAAAAATATGATTCTCTGTTACACTTAATAACTCATTACCAGAATTTAAAAAGATATACTCAGCAAAACCGCTTTCAGGAGATTTACAACTGTAATTGTCCTCAATGAGATTTTTTAAATTGTCTAGCTGATAGCCAAAACTTATCTCCATCATATTCATTAAAGAAACCATTTACTTGCGTTTAAATTTATATCTAATAGGGCTGGAGACCAACCGCAAATACTTTTTAAACGGGCGAGAAGCTCTGCAATTAACTCGGAATAGTAAATAGTTACAGGTTTTGAAATAGGAAGTACAGAACGCCAGGATAAGGAGGTGAATTTTAATACTTGTTCGCTCAGATAAGTTAAATCATTGTAGGTTGATTGGCGGTCTAGGTGTATCAAAAGAGGAGTAGGTAAAGGAGAAGTAATTCTTTTGACCTGCTGAGAGCCATTAGTTGATAAAAGCCTTGTGAACCTTCCCAACTGTACTATAGTTCCTCTGGCTGGAGCATATTTGCCTTTTACAGCGTCTCCGTCCTGATAACTCTTGTATTTGGGCTTGATTCCTGGTTGTGATTTGTCAGTAGCAAAGAAAGGATGAGCTTGAGATATCGTTAAAAAAGCAAATTCAATTTTTTGTTCTTGACCGATTTCTTCAACACATTCCTTAACGATCTTAGAAACCTGAACTTTTTGCAGTGGTCGGGCTGCATGAAATACTAAGCGAACAGTATCTCCAGGTTGCCAACCGTTACGTTGCTTAATTTGCCTCAGAATCGATATTGTTGATTCTCTCAAAACATCAGGATATTCATTATAAGAACATTCTCTTGACAAATCGCCTAAAAGATAATTACCATCACCGCGAAAAACTGTTGTAATTCCTACAAATCTTTGTCTTTCCAGAAATCTGTTATCTGATAATTCGCAAGTACCTATTCCAATAACTAATTCATCGCTAATTGTAAGATCGTGGTCTACTGTCCATGGTATTCCTTTCATTTTGGCATAAAGAGCAACGCTAAAACTTTGCAAGGTGTACTGTATAGACGATTGGCTTTGCTTTAACGTTGATTCTCTAACACCTTGTACGGGAATTCCTGCCATCAATAACAGAGCTTTGGATTGAAGATAGGGATTTATTGAATCTGGTAATCTTGAATGTTCGTCTAAAACCACAACTATTGCAGCATCAGGTTTCTTGTCGATATCTCTCAAAACATTCTCAATTTCTTCTTTATAAGCAATCGCAGGTGGTAGATTGCTTTGCTTTAGCCAAGGAATCTTGTACAGTGTGAATTTAGGATTAAAAAGACCAAATATTTTGGCAAATCCACCCGTGTAACGAGATTCTTCTCTCTCCATAGTTCCGTAGCGCTCGGGTATTTGCTTTTTAATACTTACTCCGTCTTTAAAATTTCTTAGGAAATTTTCTGTTGCACCTTGCACAGTATCGAGGAAAAATACAGCAATTTCAGGAGATTTTCTGGCAAAGCTATCTCGACTAAAAGTACCATAATTGCAAATTCCTCTCCAAGGATATATATCTCTTTTCGTGCGTGCAGCATCAAAGCAAAATTCCACAGGTGAAGCTTGAATGATGCTTTTGTAATTACTATCATTAAATGCTTCAATACGATCTCCAATATGTCCCTGTAAATCAGGAGTAATTTGTAGAGGTGATTTTTGTTTAATATATTCTCCTAGTTTTGTAATAGCATCTTCAAGAGCAACTCCGTCTAGCAAATTACCTGTTGCTTCATCTCGCTCATTTTCAAATGCGCCGTATCGATCTCCTAATATAATTTTTAAACAACGAGTAAAAGACTTTTTTGACCCTTCTAACCACACTTCATATTCGCTAATTGAGCTTATGCCATCATATGATTCCGATAGATGAACTAATCCGTTACAAAAAGAACTAATTTTCCCTACAAGACGGCGTTTACCAGGCTCAGAAGTTCTGTGAACTACATATAGTCCCTCTAAATCTACTCCTTCCCTCTGCAAGTTGCTTAGTAAAGCTTTAATTTCCCAACAGGTACTTACTTTGAGAAACAAGCCAATAAATACTTCATCCGCTCGCAATTCGACGGTCTTGGATTCTATTGTTAATTTTGGCGTTATGGTGAAGGCAGAAAGTAATCCTGGAGGATTATCTAACTTCTTGGAAATAGTACTAATTAATTCATTTTTTTGAGACAATACGGTAAATGGTCTTTGTTTAAAAAGTGAATATTTTGGAAATACTTCAGAAAGAATATCGGTGATTTTTCTATTAATTAATTTTAGATTTTCTATACAATTTAATTCGCAAATCTGACTGAAAGGAATTTGTTCTAACTCTAGGATTTTTTTAGGGAATCCATATAGCTTTCCTTTCTGCCAATATAAAAACCAATTATTTTCATGTTCGTGTTTAAATGCTTTTAATTCCTTATTGTCACGCATATCTAGAACATACGCTTTAAAAATAGGCGAAGAAAGTTCTATTCTAAAGCCATTAAGAGCGAGCGACATAAATAACTATTTAAATCAAATATTAATGTAAGATATCTATGTTTTAAACTATTATTCAATAGTGATTGTACTGATGCATTCAAAAATAGTTTTAATTTTTCAGCAATTACACGGAGGCGATGATTTTTTCTATATTTGATAGCA
The DNA window shown above is from Pleurocapsa minor HA4230-MV1 and carries:
- a CDS encoding stem cell self-renewal protein Piwi domain-containing protein, yielding MRDNKELKAFKHEHENNWFLYWQKGKLYGFPKKILELEQIPFSQICELNCIENLKLINRKITDILSEVFPKYSLFKQRPFTVLSQKNELISTISKKLDNPPGLLSAFTITPKLTIESKTVELRADEVFIGLFLKVSTCWEIKALLSNLQREGVDLEGLYVVHRTSEPGKRRLVGKISSFCNGLVHLSESYDGISSISEYEVWLEGSKKSFTRCLKIILGDRYGAFENERDEATGNLLDGVALEDAITKLGEYIKQKSPLQITPDLQGHIGDRIEAFNDSNYKSIIQASPVEFCFDAARTKRDIYPWRGICNYGTFSRDSFARKSPEIAVFFLDTVQGATENFLRNFKDGVSIKKQIPERYGTMEREESRYTGGFAKIFGLFNPKFTLYKIPWLKQSNLPPAIAYKEEIENVLRDIDKKPDAAIVVVLDEHSRLPDSINPYLQSKALLLMAGIPVQGVRESTLKQSQSSIQYTLQSFSVALYAKMKGIPWTVDHDLTISDELVIGIGTCELSDNRFLERQRFVGITTVFRGDGNYLLGDLSRECSYNEYPDVLRESTISILRQIKQRNGWQPGDTVRLVFHAARPLQKVQVSKIVKECVEEIGQEQKIEFAFLTISQAHPFFATDKSQPGIKPKYKSYQDGDAVKGKYAPARGTIVQLGRFTRLLSTNGSQQVKRITSPLPTPLLIHLDRQSTYNDLTYLSEQVLKFTSLSWRSVLPISKPVTIYYSELIAELLARLKSICGWSPALLDINLNASKWFL
- a CDS encoding RNA dependent RNA polymerase, with protein sequence MSSKTDSNFKVRVFNLAHNNFDGHQDLGNCLLSQLVPDIAEQAIAVKIDDGLLRATKDRDYNLQRYFDQLNKLNLENCTEVLLASGGTVFMAEPEVVARVRDRFFASQPDHCCRYGSLLVSSCKEGIANLEQPITVKIVDFEHENEMERKVAKDLGVGDCHGKISPRLADRLGGKPDTPFQFRLANSSPDSPLPAFIAKGTVAVDQRRTSNRGYDLVLDRSSVKGWAKNTGPMKVSQTNNQWKLTPKANLNQQQVRDLSYLPQILQNLGVNYQTDNHGSYILNNPSKQALDTLANVYDWGSDRLACGVYQMPELVMGNNSNAQLQDYKNSWQLMQWYSPQAIEQDIVPSTIAEAEYLKSVQNDYRLLAQYLVANHDQKQQLKNLDEEEVENQDRNEFGLIEVLRADTRGELANHPKIVAFCQEQLRNRWAELATKGANTLESAMAQPAALKPGTVVASHLINGTEVIVTRYPIINKDNIRRYLVDNEQAPELMNSKGCIFINPDDAMKYHQCDFDGDQLVCSPVDLFPTIAQETRTAQVHLDGEGNDINRDFNPVIKKKKEAYAQSDLKQMALAVRLNSIGRIANAIGRVNCAQPNPEADLQDQQFFLQHKAGMMDVLFDSLQIEVDSPKSSTRYTDYYPDLNKQLKSPAFALPFFDFKSDDRVYSSAVMPIAQNASVVDILPHRINQIWSSCELKEMAASQYNYLLQNNDSALDDISRTAVNQLAGNILQQYSDTVKAVIQDPSSDSKQSKEKFAQTYGAIKEQIMTAQLSTVAKDELAATIWQKQHTDKSETSCRRKSLDICRHYDPSIYAYQKDKHQYQRDLIKDRPAYIVEAPFESSLFANQGRRDCATYIKEMLEAHGQDFEATVHPTKPCVVFAVKNLSPNVKQMFAPFNDPAIARHHDLIDVKKAQQNLFNQDRQLYNQLFSFSTGSKKYNAVSITPPRHMNWVMGQSSRKASLTFSILPERIAKALGQEISQVKLLGKDKNAYAGHDFSSVHYQGRELNFTVTSFNDPTSDRHGDPIVYMQNPGDGNYYCLAMFARESSKLPINASFQGQVFESGTSVDLYIKPGSIVVPVKEMPQSPKKQVSKARRQEKAQVQSSNKSLLASLKNRHSQNRQNAQLSSKKQNIVANVQFKSPEAKNSEKQLEI